Proteins from a genomic interval of Arachis hypogaea cultivar Tifrunner chromosome 10, arahy.Tifrunner.gnm2.J5K5, whole genome shotgun sequence:
- the LOC112715885 gene encoding uncharacterized protein, whose translation MAPAKKGKAKAEPRAQPLPQTSDKFPSCIRIMSPSSVAVTIHAKPGSKSASVTDISDEAVGVQIDAPARDGEANAALLNYISSVLGVKRRQVSIGTGSKSRDKTVIVEDVTQQFVFDALDKVSKQQ comes from the exons ATGGCGCCGGCGAAGAAGGGGAAAGCGAAGGCCGAACCCAGGGCGCAGCCTCTGCCACAAACATCAGACAAATTTCCGTCTTGTATAAGGATCATGTCTCCTTCTTCCGTCGCCGTAACCATCCACGCCAAACCCGGATCCAAATCCGCATCCGTAACAG ATATCAGCGATGAAGCGGTAGGAGTTCAAATCGACGCGCCTGCCAGGGATGGAGAAGCAAACGCCGCTCTTCTCAATTACATTAGCTCT GTTTTAGGTGTAAAACGAAGGCAGGTTTCTATAGGAACTGGTTCTAAATCAAGAGACAAGACGGTGATTGTGGAGGATGTAACTCAGCAATTTGTTTTTGACGCATTGGATAAAGTCTCAAAGCAGCAGTGA